Proteins encoded within one genomic window of Petrotoga sibirica DSM 13575:
- the lexA gene encoding transcriptional repressor LexA: MEELTKRQSQVLDFIKSYMEKNGFAPSIRDIMKHFNFKSPRAAHKHLIILEKKGYIERKNVSRGIKMMPKSGEIFATETLAPVSGKIAAGDAIEAIQTISDYIPIPTNFFPKNYEYFSLRVEGNSMIEAQIKSGDFVIIRKQDYATDGDIVVALIDGNEATLKRYKRLNENEVLLVPENESMKEIKIKADHLKIQGKMVGLIRVL; encoded by the coding sequence ATGGAGGAATTGACAAAAAGGCAGTCACAGGTCCTGGACTTCATAAAATCTTATATGGAAAAAAATGGATTTGCTCCAAGTATCAGAGACATTATGAAACATTTTAATTTTAAAAGTCCAAGAGCGGCACATAAGCATCTTATAATTTTGGAAAAGAAGGGTTACATCGAGCGTAAAAATGTCTCACGTGGAATAAAGATGATGCCAAAATCGGGAGAAATCTTCGCCACAGAGACTTTAGCTCCTGTTTCTGGAAAGATAGCAGCAGGAGATGCTATTGAAGCTATACAAACAATTAGCGATTACATTCCCATACCTACTAATTTTTTCCCTAAAAATTACGAATATTTTTCCCTCAGAGTTGAAGGAAATTCCATGATAGAGGCACAGATCAAAAGCGGAGATTTTGTTATAATACGTAAACAAGATTACGCGACAGATGGAGACATAGTGGTTGCATTAATCGATGGAAATGAAGCAACACTTAAAAGGTACAAAAGACTGAATGAAAACGAAGTACTGCTTGTACCAGAAAATGAAAGTATGAAAGAGATAAAGATCAAAGCTGATCATTTAAAGATACAAGGAAAAATGGTCGGCTTAATAAGAGTACTGTAA
- the gyrA gene encoding DNA gyrase subunit A: MDEKIFIRDFTEELKTSYLLYSLSVIVSRAIPDVKDGLKPVQRRILYSMSELGLKHNSSFKKNARIVGEVMGKYHPHGDAAIYDALVRMGQPFTMRYPLVEAQGNFGSIDGDPPAAMRYTEARMPELGEYMLKDIEKETVDFRENFDGSLSEPVVLPTRLPNLLMNGASGIAVGMTTNIPPHNLNELVEALKMLIEKPECEVKDLLKHIKGPDFPTGGLVVDGEGLKDLYETGRGKITIRGKYRIEDDGKGTSIVFDEIPYNVSKTDIIEQIVKYVVRTKEQKKDVGIKDVRDESDKEGIRLVIDLKRNANIKRLINDLFKHTNLQSYFYVQMNVIDNEKPTLMNLKGLLQSFLDHRVNVITRRTQYELDKARKRAHIVEGLIKAVQGIDTVVEIIRNSENPQEALKNLQETIGVSKEQAKAIADMRLISLSKLETTNLNEELKNLYKDIENAMDILQNKERLMGVIKEELDEVINKFGDKRRTEILYNKGDLAEEVEMIQDEDVVIVLTKWGYLKAIPSSEYKVQGRGGKGVKGLKISDEDDVKEVIYTNKLSKLMLFSSAGKAYQINAYEIESSSKSTKGKHIANFISLDESEEIKSIVAISLDGDYDKDILIFTKQGKVKRTSLREFSSARANGIRAINLLDNDAVVDVLLLDGTDRDLLVVTKLGMSLMFNSSKVRKMGRTAMGVNSIKLRKGDEVIDVVKVEEGKKLLLITERGYGKRVSFHSYRPQNRGGIGVKTVRDITKIGPIVSTMSVEDGKDILIFTKKGKAIRVNVNNINVLGRITQGVIIVRLDEDDSVVGVIEVQANDEK; this comes from the coding sequence ATGGATGAAAAAATATTTATTAGAGATTTTACCGAGGAATTAAAAACTTCTTACTTACTTTATTCTTTAAGCGTTATTGTAAGCAGGGCTATACCCGATGTTAAAGATGGGTTAAAACCTGTTCAGAGAAGAATACTTTATTCTATGAGTGAATTGGGGTTGAAACATAACTCATCATTCAAAAAAAATGCCCGTATCGTTGGTGAGGTGATGGGTAAGTATCACCCCCATGGAGATGCAGCTATTTATGATGCCCTAGTTAGAATGGGGCAACCTTTTACTATGAGGTATCCTTTAGTTGAAGCACAGGGGAATTTTGGCTCGATAGATGGAGATCCTCCCGCGGCTATGAGGTATACAGAAGCCCGTATGCCCGAACTGGGAGAGTATATGCTCAAGGATATCGAGAAAGAAACTGTAGATTTTAGGGAGAATTTCGACGGTTCTCTGAGTGAGCCCGTCGTTTTACCTACAAGGTTGCCTAATCTTTTGATGAACGGAGCAAGCGGGATAGCGGTTGGAATGACTACAAATATCCCACCTCACAACTTAAACGAACTCGTGGAAGCATTAAAAATGTTAATAGAAAAACCAGAATGTGAAGTAAAAGATCTGTTGAAACATATTAAAGGTCCTGATTTTCCAACTGGTGGTCTAGTTGTCGACGGAGAAGGGTTAAAGGATCTATATGAAACAGGCAGAGGAAAGATAACGATTAGAGGGAAGTACAGAATTGAAGATGACGGAAAAGGAACCTCCATCGTCTTTGATGAGATCCCTTACAACGTTTCAAAAACCGATATCATTGAACAGATTGTAAAATATGTGGTTAGAACAAAAGAACAAAAGAAGGACGTCGGGATAAAAGACGTTAGAGATGAGAGCGATAAAGAAGGAATAAGACTGGTAATAGATCTGAAAAGAAATGCAAACATAAAGAGATTGATCAACGATTTGTTCAAGCATACGAATCTTCAATCTTATTTTTACGTTCAAATGAATGTAATAGATAACGAAAAGCCAACGTTGATGAATTTAAAAGGGCTTTTACAGAGCTTCTTGGACCACAGGGTTAACGTTATAACAAGAAGAACACAGTACGAATTAGACAAGGCAAGAAAGAGAGCTCATATAGTCGAAGGACTTATCAAAGCTGTTCAGGGTATTGATACTGTGGTAGAGATCATTAGAAACTCAGAAAATCCTCAAGAAGCTTTGAAAAATCTGCAAGAAACGATTGGCGTAAGTAAAGAACAGGCTAAAGCTATCGCGGATATGAGATTGATTAGCCTTTCAAAACTTGAAACCACCAACTTAAATGAAGAACTTAAGAATCTATACAAAGATATAGAAAACGCTATGGATATTTTGCAAAACAAAGAAAGATTGATGGGAGTAATCAAAGAAGAACTCGATGAAGTTATAAATAAGTTTGGTGACAAAAGAAGAACGGAGATATTGTACAACAAAGGAGATTTAGCCGAAGAGGTTGAAATGATTCAAGATGAAGATGTCGTAATAGTTTTGACCAAGTGGGGTTACCTCAAAGCCATTCCTTCATCAGAATACAAGGTTCAAGGAAGAGGCGGAAAGGGTGTAAAAGGATTAAAAATTTCTGATGAAGATGATGTGAAAGAGGTCATATACACTAACAAATTATCTAAATTAATGCTTTTTAGTTCTGCTGGTAAAGCGTATCAAATAAACGCTTACGAAATTGAATCAAGTTCGAAAAGCACAAAAGGTAAACATATCGCTAACTTCATCAGTTTAGATGAAAGTGAAGAGATAAAAAGTATCGTTGCCATATCTTTAGATGGAGATTACGATAAAGATATTCTAATTTTTACAAAACAAGGTAAGGTGAAGAGAACTTCTTTGAGAGAGTTCAGTAGTGCACGAGCTAATGGTATTAGAGCCATCAATCTGCTTGATAACGACGCAGTTGTCGATGTGTTATTGCTTGATGGAACGGATAGAGATTTGTTGGTTGTAACGAAACTAGGTATGTCGTTAATGTTCAACTCTTCCAAGGTAAGAAAGATGGGTAGAACAGCAATGGGTGTTAATTCAATAAAATTGCGTAAAGGCGATGAAGTGATCGATGTGGTGAAGGTCGAGGAAGGCAAAAAACTTTTGTTGATCACAGAAAGAGGTTATGGAAAGAGAGTTTCGTTCCATTCCTATAGGCCACAGAATCGTGGAGGAATTGGGGTAAAAACGGTACGAGATATAACAAAAATAGGTCCCATAGTTTCGACGATGAGTGTGGAAGATGGGAAGGATATACTGATATTCACTAAAAAAGGTAAGGCTATTAGGGTAAATGTAAATAATATAAATGTTTTAGGAAGAATCACCCAAGGTGTTATAATTGTTAGACTGGATGAGGACGATTCAGTTGTGGGAGTGATTGAAGTTCAAGCTAATGATGAAAAGTAA
- the rpiB gene encoding ribose 5-phosphate isomerase B yields the protein MKIAIASDHAGYEMKEQLKNYLLEKKFDIIDLGTNSNASVDYPDYAKKLGEKVAKGEVDFGIGICGTGIGMSISVNKVKGVRGALCLYPSMAEYARKHNNANVLVLAGRLMGIDLAIWTVEKFLSTDFEGGRHKRRVDKIDEIK from the coding sequence GTGAAAATCGCAATTGCATCTGATCATGCTGGATATGAGATGAAAGAACAGCTTAAGAACTATCTTTTAGAGAAGAAATTCGATATAATTGATTTGGGGACTAATTCTAATGCGAGTGTCGATTATCCTGATTATGCCAAAAAACTTGGTGAAAAGGTAGCCAAAGGTGAAGTTGACTTCGGAATAGGTATCTGTGGTACTGGAATCGGGATGTCGATCTCAGTTAACAAGGTTAAAGGGGTTAGAGGTGCTTTATGCTTGTATCCATCGATGGCAGAATACGCTAGAAAACATAACAACGCCAATGTTTTGGTTTTAGCAGGTAGACTTATGGGCATTGATTTAGCGATTTGGACGGTAGAAAAGTTTTTATCAACGGATTTTGAAGGTGGAAGACATAAAAGGCGTGTTGATAAAATCGACGAAATTAAGTAA